The DNA segment CGACCTTGGCGCTGGCAAACAAGGAATCGCTGGTGACGGCAGGACCGCTGCTGATGCGCGAAGCGGCACGACACAACGCGCGTATCCTGCCGGTGGATAGCGAGCATTCGGCCGTCTTTCAGGCGCTGACAGGGGAAGATATCACAACCGTAGAGCGGGTGATTATCACCGCATCTGGCGGGCCATTTCGCACTTGGAGCAAGGCGCAATTGGCCGGGGCCAGTCTGGCGCAGGCCGCCAAGCACCCTACATGGGATATGGGCCAGCGCATCACGATTGATTCCGCGACCTTGTTCAACAAGGCGCTAGAGGTTATTGAAACGAGAGAGTATTTCGATCTTCGACCAGAGCAGATTGAAGTGATTGTGCATCCGCAATCTATCATTCACGCGCTGGTCGGGTTTCGGGATGGGGCACTTATGGCGCATCTTGGTGCGCCGGATATGCGCCACGCCATCGGATATGCGCTGAACTGGCCCGAACGCGCGGCCCTGCCAATCGCCCGTCTGGATCTGGCGCAACTGGCGCAACTGAGTTTTGAAGCGCCCGACCCAGACCGCTTTCCTGCCTTGCGCCTTGCGCGCGAAGTTATGGAGCTGCGCGGCCATGCGGGGGCTGCGTTCAATGCCGCAAAAGAAGTGGCGCTGGATGAATTTATTGCGGGGCATATCGGGTTTCAGGACATGGCGCTTCTGGTCGAGCGCACAATTGACAGCCTTTTGTCCAATTCTGGCCTGACTGATGCAGTAGAATCGCTTGAAACCGTGGCGGCCATGAACCAGATGGCAAGGGACATCGCGACCCGCCTTGCATCGCGCATGACGTCATCGGGCGCGTAACACAAAAGGGGACTGAGTTTGGACTTGATCGGGCTGCTGCCGAGTTTCGGGAATTTCTTTTTTACGATCGCCGCTTTTGTTGTTGTGTTGTCGATTATCGTGGCCGTGCATGAATACGGCCATTACATCGTTGGGCGGTGGTCTGGCATCCATGCGGATGTGTTTTCCATCGGGTTTGGCCCTGTGCTGGTCAAGCGCACCGATAAACGCGGCACTGTCTGGCAGGTCGCGGCGGTGCCCTTGGGCGGGTATGTGAAATTCGCGGGCGATGCGGGCGCCACCTCGGGCAAGGATGCCGAAGGCATGTCCGAGATGGACGCGGCGCAACGCCGGCGCACCATGCATGGCGCGCCGCTTTGGGCGCGGGCATCGACAGTCGCCGCTGGCCCGTTTTTCAACTTTATCTTTGCGTTTTTCGTATTCGCTGCCCTCATCATGTATGAAGGCGTGGCGATTGATGAACCTGTCGTGGGAGAGATCACATCGCTTCCCGCCCAGCCGTTTGAATTGGCCGCAGGCGACCGTATTCTGGCGATTGAGGGCACAGAAACCGAAACACTCGCGGATTTCATGCGCAGCGCAGACGAAATGCCCGCGCAAGCTGTCTTGAACTATACAGTCGAGCGGGATGGCCAGGTGATTGATGTGACTGGTCCGCACCCGCAGCCACCCTTGGCAGGCAATGTGGCGATGAAATCGGCAGCGCGCGAAGCGCAAATGCGCCCCGGCGATGTGATTACCGCCATAAATGACACGGACATCGCAACCTTTGCCGAATTGCGCGACATGGTCGCCGCCTCTGGTGGTGCGCCGCTGGATCTGCGTGTCTGGCGCGACGGGCGCGATCTGGAATTGACCATGGTCCCGCGCAGCACCGATTTGCCCCTTGCCGGTGGCGGGTTTGAGACGCGCTATCTGATCGGCCTGACCTCGGGCGCGGTGTTTGAATATGGCACGCGTACCCCCAGCTTGGTCGAGGCATCTGGCATTGCCGCCGCTCAGATCTGGCGTGTTATCCGCACCTCGCTTGAGGGGCTGTATTACATGATTGTCGGCCAGATCAGCACATGCAATCTGTCCAGCCCGATCGGGATTGCCGAAGCCTCTGCTTCAATGGCGAATGACGGGTTGATCGAATTTGTCTGGTTTATCGCGGTCTTGTCGGTGGCGATTGGGTTGCTCAATCTGTTTCCAATACCGCCGCTTGATGGGGGGCATCTGGTGTTTCATGCCTATGAAGCGGTTATGCGCCGCCCCGCCGGGGATAAGGCAATGCAAATCCTGATAACAATCGGCCTTGCGCTGGTGCTGACGCTATTCGCATTCGCCTTGTTCAATGATCTGACCTGCTGATGCCATCATCCTGACGATTGCCTTGGTCGTGCCCCAGTTTTGCCAAAGTTTTGGGTGAAACGGGCGAAAAGGAGTGGATGATGGCTTATATCAGCGACGAAATTCAGAATGTCCGCCTTGTCTGGCTGACCGTGGCAAGCAAGTTCCTTGTGGTTGGGTCAATCATTCTGGGGCTGGCATGTGCCAGCGCCGTTGCCACGATGCTGGGCTATACGCCCGCAGACTTTAACCGCGTGTTCTGATTGCACGCGCGCCAAACGGTTGCGTGCCAACCGGATGCGCGCGCGTTTTTCCAATTGCCGCCTCAGGATCACGCGTGTGAGGTTTAATATGCAACAGGCTGTTTCTGGTGCCAACAATATGGCTTGATTGCTTTGACAACGTCCCGGTTAGCCGATACTCAAAGGAGTATAAAAAAGCGGTAAAACGAGGACAGAAATGCGCGGAATTCACAAGATGCTGCCATCGCGCGACAGGGGTGCGGCACGGCGTCTGCACGTCTTCTCTGCGATGGTTTTTTGTTTGTTTGCATTGGCTAACGCAGCGTTTGTTGCACCTGCTGACGCGCAGACCTATCGGTTCAATACCATCGCCATCGAAGGCAATATCCGCGTGGATGATTCTACGCTGTTTGGCTTGGCCGGTTTCGCGCGTGGCGAGACTGTCAGTGCGGGGCAGTTGAACGCTGCTTATGGAAATATCGCAGCCTCGGGCCTGTTCGAGACTGTAGAGTTCGTGCCGCAGGGCAATACGCTGCTGATCCGGGTCAGCGAATTTCCGATTATTGGCATCGTGAATTTCGAGGGCAACCGCCGTATTGATGATGACGTCATCACCGAATTTGTGCAGACGCGGTCTGGCCGCGTGTTGTCCCCTTCAATGGTTGAAGCGGATGCACGTGCGATTGCGGAACTCTATGCGCAACGCGGGCGCAGTGCTGCCGAAATTACACCGCGCATCATTCCGCGCGGCAACAACCGCGTCGATCTGGCGTTTGAAATTGCCGAAGGCAATGTGGTTGAAATCGAGCGGCTGTCTTTTGTCGGCAACAACGCTTATTCCAGCTACAGGTTGCGGCAGGTTCTGGACACCAAGCAGGCCGGGCTTTTGCGGTGGTTTGTGCAACGTGACACGTTTGTCGCCGAGCGGATTAATCTTGACCGCCAGTTGCTGACAGATTTCTACCTGTCGCGCGGCTATGTCGATTTCGAGATTCTGTCTGTCACATCCGAAATGGCGCGCGAGCGCGATGGCTTTTTCCTGACCTTCAATATCCGCGAAGGGTTGCAGTATCGTTTTGGCAATACCTCGGTCGTCAGCGAAGTCGAAGGGGTTGATGCCACCGATT comes from the Roseinatronobacter monicus genome and includes:
- the dxr gene encoding 1-deoxy-D-xylulose-5-phosphate reductoisomerase; the protein is MRVSVFGATGSIGESTFDLLSRRDDIETVALTGGRNVTRLAQQARSLSAQLAVTAHDDCYLALKQALSGSGIEVAAGTDALIAAAERPTDWVMSAIVGAAGLAPGFRALAQGATLALANKESLVTAGPLLMREAARHNARILPVDSEHSAVFQALTGEDITTVERVIITASGGPFRTWSKAQLAGASLAQAAKHPTWDMGQRITIDSATLFNKALEVIETREYFDLRPEQIEVIVHPQSIIHALVGFRDGALMAHLGAPDMRHAIGYALNWPERAALPIARLDLAQLAQLSFEAPDPDRFPALRLAREVMELRGHAGAAFNAAKEVALDEFIAGHIGFQDMALLVERTIDSLLSNSGLTDAVESLETVAAMNQMARDIATRLASRMTSSGA
- the rseP gene encoding RIP metalloprotease RseP; this translates as MDLIGLLPSFGNFFFTIAAFVVVLSIIVAVHEYGHYIVGRWSGIHADVFSIGFGPVLVKRTDKRGTVWQVAAVPLGGYVKFAGDAGATSGKDAEGMSEMDAAQRRRTMHGAPLWARASTVAAGPFFNFIFAFFVFAALIMYEGVAIDEPVVGEITSLPAQPFELAAGDRILAIEGTETETLADFMRSADEMPAQAVLNYTVERDGQVIDVTGPHPQPPLAGNVAMKSAAREAQMRPGDVITAINDTDIATFAELRDMVAASGGAPLDLRVWRDGRDLELTMVPRSTDLPLAGGGFETRYLIGLTSGAVFEYGTRTPSLVEASGIAAAQIWRVIRTSLEGLYYMIVGQISTCNLSSPIGIAEASASMANDGLIEFVWFIAVLSVAIGLLNLFPIPPLDGGHLVFHAYEAVMRRPAGDKAMQILITIGLALVLTLFAFALFNDLTC